Proteins from a single region of Labedella gwakjiensis:
- a CDS encoding HNH endonuclease signature motif containing protein, translating to MNPAADAADEAIEGAIALLEAVTREASPARLSGARFLARVPRLEQLGRLIDGLRAVHAADASERMMGPVDTLGAAGYASARDAVAQLAGVSEAEAARRIRLGERISSGLSLSGAPVAPRFPAVADAVLDGELGVEAAEIITRELGGVALRVDSGVIHEAEAGLVELARGSHSRPPLRAELVREQVALYLLAIDPDGAEPTERTARMRRRLTFGRETPEGMIPVTGMLVAEVGAQFKRLVEAHRRKVAFGADATGPGDDGEAAGAQAEGAEAAGYIVADDRTPAQRRHDTLADILGAAARVKDAPEIAGSAPAVIVTVTKKALDDGGVGFLDDHTTPISAGAVERLVDSRGMQIVTMNESGRVLSLGSVQRCFTSSQRRAIIARDGGCVIPGCTTAAGWCEVHHVVPWREGGETHVDNGVLLCWGHHQRIDSGPWRLSMPDGVPHVRGPGINEWTPAGMSRVRIPLPRTG from the coding sequence ATGAACCCCGCAGCCGACGCCGCCGATGAGGCGATCGAGGGTGCGATCGCGCTCCTCGAGGCTGTCACGCGTGAGGCGTCGCCTGCCCGTCTCTCCGGTGCGCGATTCCTGGCTCGCGTGCCCCGGCTCGAGCAGCTCGGGAGGTTGATCGACGGGCTCCGCGCCGTGCATGCTGCGGATGCGTCGGAGCGCATGATGGGCCCCGTCGACACTCTCGGCGCGGCCGGATACGCGTCCGCGCGAGACGCCGTCGCGCAGCTCGCCGGCGTGTCCGAGGCCGAGGCGGCCCGCCGTATCCGGCTCGGCGAACGGATCAGCTCCGGTCTGTCCCTCTCGGGTGCCCCGGTCGCCCCGCGCTTCCCTGCGGTCGCCGACGCCGTGCTCGACGGTGAGCTCGGGGTCGAGGCGGCGGAGATCATCACGCGAGAGCTCGGTGGCGTTGCGCTGCGGGTGGACTCCGGCGTCATCCACGAGGCCGAGGCTGGTCTGGTCGAGCTCGCGAGGGGCAGTCACAGCCGACCGCCGTTGCGGGCCGAACTCGTGAGGGAGCAGGTCGCGCTCTACCTCCTCGCGATCGACCCCGATGGAGCGGAACCCACGGAGCGCACGGCGCGCATGCGGCGCCGACTCACGTTCGGCCGAGAGACGCCCGAAGGCATGATCCCCGTCACGGGAATGCTCGTCGCGGAGGTCGGGGCGCAGTTCAAGCGCCTCGTCGAGGCACACCGGCGAAAGGTCGCCTTCGGCGCCGATGCCACAGGCCCTGGCGACGACGGCGAGGCGGCGGGAGCCCAGGCGGAAGGAGCCGAGGCGGCCGGGTACATCGTCGCTGACGACCGCACCCCCGCCCAGCGACGCCACGACACGCTCGCGGACATCCTCGGCGCGGCGGCACGCGTGAAAGACGCTCCGGAGATCGCCGGCTCGGCTCCGGCCGTGATCGTCACGGTCACCAAGAAGGCCCTCGATGACGGCGGCGTCGGATTCCTCGACGACCACACCACCCCGATCTCCGCCGGCGCCGTCGAACGACTCGTCGATTCGCGCGGGATGCAGATCGTGACGATGAACGAGTCCGGCCGGGTCCTGTCACTCGGATCGGTCCAGCGGTGCTTCACCTCGTCTCAGCGTCGCGCGATCATCGCGCGTGACGGAGGATGCGTCATCCCCGGCTGCACGACCGCCGCGGGGTGGTGCGAGGTCCATCACGTCGTGCCCTGGCGAGAGGGAGGTGAGACGCACGTCGACAACGGGGTCCTGCTGTGCTGGGGGCACCACCAACGCATCGATTCCGGACCGTGGCGCCTCTCCATGCCGGACGGAGTCCCGCACGTGCGGGGCCCGGGAATCAACGAGTGGACGCCAGCCGGAATGTCCCGAGTGCGAATACCGCTCCCGCGCACAGGATGA
- a CDS encoding LacI family DNA-binding transcriptional regulator — translation MSDGGGKRRVGVRDVARHAGVSTQTVSRVLNDYPGIRDDTRERVLAAVADLDYRINNAARALGTSRSRTVGVVASDTALYGPSAGIAALEAAARDRGRWIATAYANAEDESSFAAAVRHLLAQGVDGIVLVAPHVGTRATLDEAGLGVPVVSFHEETGERQADGAALAVNHLVELGHRRLAEVAGPSDWFEATARSAGIAAAVAGSGAAVTDEWSGDWTASSGYALADEVAVRIGRDDGPTGIVVANDQMALGLIAGLTARGVAVPGAVSITGFDDNPDAPFYTPALTTVRVDLAGEARRAVAEVLGESAPPPSPPLLVVRDSTAPPHTFAATL, via the coding sequence ATGAGCGACGGTGGAGGCAAGCGGCGGGTCGGCGTGCGCGACGTCGCGCGGCATGCCGGCGTGTCCACGCAGACCGTCTCCCGCGTGCTCAACGACTACCCCGGCATCCGCGACGACACCCGCGAGCGCGTCCTCGCCGCCGTCGCCGACCTCGACTACCGCATCAACAACGCGGCACGCGCGCTGGGGACGAGCCGCTCGCGAACCGTCGGCGTCGTCGCGTCCGACACCGCGCTCTACGGCCCGTCGGCCGGGATCGCCGCGCTCGAAGCCGCGGCGCGCGACCGGGGACGCTGGATCGCGACCGCCTACGCGAACGCCGAGGACGAGTCCTCCTTCGCCGCCGCAGTCCGGCACCTGCTCGCCCAGGGGGTCGACGGCATCGTCCTCGTCGCGCCTCACGTCGGCACGCGTGCGACGCTCGACGAGGCGGGGCTCGGCGTCCCCGTCGTGTCGTTCCACGAGGAGACCGGCGAACGTCAGGCCGACGGCGCAGCCCTCGCGGTGAACCACCTCGTGGAGCTCGGGCATCGCCGGCTCGCGGAGGTCGCCGGGCCGTCCGACTGGTTCGAGGCCACGGCGCGTTCAGCGGGCATCGCCGCTGCGGTCGCGGGCTCCGGTGCCGCCGTGACGGACGAGTGGAGCGGCGACTGGACCGCATCCTCGGGGTACGCCCTCGCCGACGAGGTCGCCGTCCGGATCGGCCGCGATGACGGACCGACGGGCATCGTGGTGGCGAACGACCAGATGGCCCTCGGCCTCATCGCCGGCCTGACGGCCCGGGGTGTGGCCGTGCCTGGCGCCGTGTCGATCACCGGTTTCGACGACAACCCCGATGCCCCCTTCTACACGCCGGCCCTCACGACGGTGCGCGTCGATCTCGCCGGTGAGGCCCGCCGCGCCGTCGCCGAGGTGCTCGGCGAGTCGGCGCCTCCCCCGTCTCCGCCCCTCCTCGTGGTGCGCGACTCCACCGCCCCGCCGCACACGTTCGCCGCCACTCTGTAG
- a CDS encoding L-ribulose-5-phosphate 4-epimerase has product MSSPLPAEPPETTPPTDRDGTGTSLPFDPETAAAVDRVRADVASLHGELVRYGLVVWTGGNVSGRVPGTDLFVIKPSGVSYDDLAPENMIVCTLDGEVVPGTPGSDRSPSSDTAAHAYVYRNMPDVGGVVHTHSTYAVAWAARAEEIPCVITQIADEFGGPIPVGPFAIIGDDSIGRGIVDTLTGHRSRAVLMQNHGPFTIGVNAADAVKAAVMCEDAARTVHIARQAGELVPIPQDKIDSLFNRYQNVYGQSSDDRR; this is encoded by the coding sequence ATGAGCAGCCCCCTCCCGGCAGAGCCGCCGGAGACGACACCCCCGACCGACCGCGACGGAACGGGGACCTCGCTCCCGTTCGATCCCGAGACCGCCGCAGCCGTCGACCGCGTCCGCGCCGACGTCGCCTCCCTCCACGGGGAACTCGTGCGCTACGGACTCGTCGTCTGGACGGGCGGGAACGTCTCGGGCCGCGTGCCCGGCACCGACCTCTTCGTCATCAAGCCGTCCGGCGTCTCGTACGACGACCTGGCTCCCGAGAACATGATCGTCTGCACTCTCGACGGCGAGGTCGTGCCGGGAACGCCCGGCAGCGACCGCAGCCCCTCGAGCGACACGGCGGCGCACGCGTACGTGTACCGGAACATGCCGGACGTCGGCGGCGTCGTGCACACCCACTCCACCTACGCCGTCGCGTGGGCGGCCCGCGCGGAGGAGATCCCCTGCGTGATCACCCAGATCGCCGACGAGTTCGGCGGACCGATCCCCGTCGGCCCGTTCGCGATCATCGGCGACGACTCGATCGGCCGCGGCATCGTTGACACTCTCACGGGCCACCGTTCGCGCGCCGTGCTCATGCAGAACCACGGCCCGTTCACGATCGGCGTCAACGCCGCCGACGCCGTGAAGGCCGCCGTCATGTGCGAGGACGCCGCCCGCACCGTGCACATCGCTCGCCAGGCCGGCGAGCTCGTGCCCATCCCGCAGGACAAGATCGACAGCCTCTTCAACCGCTACCAGAACGTGTACGGCCAGTCATCGGACGACCGCCGATGA
- a CDS encoding xylulokinase has protein sequence MSATTPDTAALREAAALREAAALREAAALREAIGQGSTSLGIELGSTRIKACLIADDDPSTVIATGSHDWENAFVDRMWTYSLEDVWAGLQAAFADLVSDVESRHGVRLETVGALGVSAMMHGYLAFDEKDELLVPFRTWRNTTTGRASDELSVLFGVNIPLRWSIAHLHQAVLDHEPHVPDIRFVTTLAGYVHWRLTGEKVLGVGDASGMFPIDPATRDYDEELVARYDRIEASEAPGLHLREVLPRVLPAGEEAGRLSEDGAALLDPTGGLRPGIPLCPPEGDAGTGMVATNAVSPRTGNVSAGTSIFAMVVLERPLAQAHDELDIVTTPAGDPVAMVHCNNGASELGAWVGLFRRFAEAAGTPVDADTAFETLFREALDGDADGGGLLAYNQLSGEPIAGLDEGRPAVVRTPDSRFTLANFMRTQVYGVFGTLALGMRVLANEGVAIDTMFAHGGLFRTAGVAQRFLAAAIDAPVAVTRTASEGGPWGMAVLASYLRAATDGVSLGDHLRDAVFAGGESDVAEPDAADVAGFASYLTRYEAGLAIERAAVSAI, from the coding sequence ATGAGCGCCACGACCCCCGACACGGCAGCACTCCGAGAAGCAGCAGCGCTCCGAGAGGCGGCAGCGCTCCGAGAGGCGGCAGCGCTCCGAGAGGCGATCGGGCAGGGCAGCACCTCCCTCGGGATCGAGCTCGGCTCCACGCGCATCAAGGCGTGCCTCATCGCCGACGACGACCCCTCGACGGTGATCGCGACGGGGAGCCACGACTGGGAGAACGCCTTCGTCGACCGGATGTGGACGTACTCCCTCGAGGACGTGTGGGCGGGGCTGCAGGCCGCGTTCGCCGACCTCGTCTCCGACGTCGAGTCGCGCCACGGCGTGCGGCTCGAGACGGTCGGGGCACTCGGCGTCTCGGCGATGATGCACGGCTACCTCGCGTTCGACGAGAAGGACGAGCTGCTCGTGCCCTTCCGCACATGGCGCAACACCACGACGGGCCGCGCCTCCGACGAGCTCTCCGTTCTCTTCGGCGTCAACATCCCCCTGCGGTGGTCGATCGCGCACCTGCACCAGGCCGTGCTCGACCACGAGCCGCACGTGCCCGACATCCGCTTCGTCACGACGCTCGCGGGCTACGTCCACTGGCGCCTCACGGGCGAGAAGGTGCTCGGGGTGGGCGACGCGTCCGGCATGTTCCCGATCGACCCGGCGACGCGCGACTACGACGAGGAGCTCGTGGCCCGTTACGACCGGATCGAGGCGAGCGAGGCTCCCGGCCTCCACCTCCGCGAGGTGCTTCCGCGCGTGCTGCCCGCCGGCGAGGAGGCCGGTCGTCTCTCCGAGGACGGCGCGGCCCTCCTCGACCCCACCGGTGGACTCCGTCCCGGCATTCCCCTCTGCCCGCCCGAGGGCGACGCGGGGACGGGCATGGTCGCGACGAACGCCGTCTCCCCCCGCACCGGCAACGTGAGCGCCGGCACGAGCATCTTCGCGATGGTCGTGCTCGAGCGTCCGCTCGCGCAGGCCCACGACGAGCTCGACATCGTGACGACGCCCGCCGGCGACCCCGTCGCGATGGTGCACTGCAACAACGGCGCGAGCGAGCTCGGCGCATGGGTGGGGCTGTTCCGCCGCTTCGCCGAAGCCGCCGGCACGCCCGTCGACGCCGACACCGCCTTCGAGACCCTCTTCCGGGAGGCCCTCGACGGCGACGCCGACGGCGGTGGACTGCTCGCCTACAACCAGCTCTCCGGCGAGCCGATCGCGGGGCTCGACGAGGGACGACCGGCCGTCGTCCGTACGCCGGACAGCCGGTTCACGCTCGCGAACTTCATGCGCACGCAGGTCTACGGAGTCTTCGGGACCCTCGCCCTCGGCATGCGGGTACTCGCGAACGAGGGCGTGGCCATCGACACGATGTTCGCCCACGGCGGCCTCTTCCGCACGGCCGGTGTCGCGCAGCGCTTCCTCGCCGCCGCGATCGACGCCCCCGTCGCCGTCACACGAACGGCGTCCGAGGGCGGACCGTGGGGCATGGCCGTCCTCGCGTCGTACCTGCGTGCCGCGACCGACGGCGTCTCGCTCGGCGACCACCTCCGCGACGCGGTGTTCGCCGGCGGAGAGTCCGACGTCGCCGAACCCGACGCCGCCGACGTCGCCGGCTTCGCCTCCTACCTCACCCGCTACGAGGCGGGGCTCGCGATCGAGCGCGCCGCCGTCTCCGCCATCTGA
- the araA gene encoding L-arabinose isomerase, giving the protein MPTPLTTSFDGLEIWFLTGSQGLYGEDTLRQVAEQSQQIATTLSDSDIPVRIVWKPVLTDSASIRRAMLDANSDDKVIGLIAWMHTFSPAKMWIAGLDALRKPLLHLHTQANVELPYADIDFDFMNLNQAAHGDREFGYIQTRLGVARKTVVGHATNPRVTASIAIWSRAAAGWHASQNLKLARFGDNMRYVAVTEGDKTEAEHRFGVQVNTWSVNELAEAVDSATDEAIDTLVAEYEELYDVVPELRRGGERHQSLRDGAAIEIGLRSFLEEGGFSAFTTSFEDLGTLKQLPGLAVQRLMAEGYGFGAEGDWKTAVLVRVANVMGAGLPGGASLMEDYTYDLVDGAETILGAHMLEVSPSLTTAKPTLELHPLGIGGKEDPVRLVFTADPGTAVVVALSDVRDRFRLTANVVDVVEPRAPLPNLPVGRAVWTPRPDFATSAAAWLTAGAAHHTVMSTAVGIEAFEDFARIAGVELLIIDEDTTLRAFEQEVRWNAVYHRLADGI; this is encoded by the coding sequence ATGCCCACCCCTCTCACGACCTCGTTCGACGGCCTGGAGATCTGGTTCCTCACCGGAAGCCAGGGACTCTACGGCGAGGACACTCTCCGCCAGGTGGCCGAGCAGTCGCAGCAGATCGCGACGACGCTCAGCGACAGCGACATCCCCGTGCGCATCGTGTGGAAGCCCGTCCTCACGGATTCCGCGTCGATCCGACGCGCCATGCTCGACGCGAACAGCGATGACAAGGTCATCGGCCTCATCGCGTGGATGCACACGTTCAGCCCCGCGAAGATGTGGATCGCCGGCCTCGACGCGCTGCGCAAGCCGCTCCTCCACCTGCACACGCAGGCGAACGTCGAGCTGCCGTACGCGGACATCGACTTCGACTTCATGAACCTCAACCAGGCAGCGCACGGCGATCGCGAGTTCGGCTACATCCAGACGCGTCTCGGCGTTGCCCGGAAGACCGTCGTGGGGCACGCCACCAACCCGCGCGTGACCGCCTCCATCGCGATCTGGAGCCGCGCGGCCGCCGGCTGGCACGCGTCGCAGAACCTCAAGCTCGCGCGCTTCGGCGACAACATGCGCTACGTCGCCGTGACCGAGGGCGACAAGACCGAGGCGGAGCACCGCTTCGGCGTGCAGGTGAACACGTGGTCCGTCAACGAGCTCGCGGAGGCCGTCGACTCGGCCACCGACGAGGCGATCGACACCCTCGTCGCCGAGTACGAGGAACTCTACGACGTCGTGCCCGAGCTGCGTCGCGGCGGCGAGCGCCACCAGTCGCTGCGCGACGGCGCGGCGATCGAGATCGGCCTGCGGAGCTTCCTCGAGGAGGGCGGATTCTCGGCCTTCACGACGAGCTTCGAGGACCTCGGCACGCTCAAGCAGCTGCCGGGTCTCGCGGTGCAGCGCCTCATGGCCGAGGGATACGGCTTCGGCGCGGAGGGCGACTGGAAGACGGCCGTGCTCGTGCGTGTCGCGAACGTCATGGGCGCCGGCCTCCCCGGTGGCGCGAGCCTCATGGAGGACTACACGTACGACCTCGTCGACGGTGCGGAGACGATCCTCGGCGCGCACATGCTCGAGGTGAGCCCGTCGCTCACGACCGCGAAGCCGACCCTCGAGTTGCACCCGCTCGGCATCGGCGGCAAGGAGGACCCGGTCCGCCTGGTCTTCACGGCCGACCCCGGCACCGCCGTGGTCGTGGCCCTGTCCGACGTGCGTGACCGCTTCCGCCTCACGGCGAACGTCGTCGACGTGGTCGAGCCGCGCGCCCCCCTGCCGAACCTGCCCGTCGGCCGCGCCGTGTGGACCCCGCGTCCCGACTTCGCGACGTCGGCGGCCGCGTGGCTCACGGCCGGTGCCGCCCACCACACCGTGATGTCGACGGCCGTCGGCATCGAGGCGTTCGAGGACTTCGCACGAATCGCCGGGGTGGAGCTCCTCATCATCGACGAGGACACGACGCTCCGTGCGTTCGAGCAGGAGGTCCGCTGGAACGCGGTGTACCACCGCCTGGCCGACGGCATCTGA
- a CDS encoding small multidrug efflux protein, with product MNLIDTFQDLVAQVPEFLQPLIVALAGAVPFIEGEGAASIGIIGGIHPVVAAIAGIVGNFVCVALLVLLGAGARDAVVSRRRAQLKARESVVVGGGDGAGSPVDPTDAVMPVEETTPRKAKFQRAFERYGVPGVSLLGPLLLPTHFTATMLAAAGVDKARILLWQGVAIVAWTTLLTVLISSVVNAVH from the coding sequence ATGAACCTCATCGACACCTTCCAGGATCTCGTCGCGCAGGTCCCGGAGTTCCTCCAGCCGCTCATCGTGGCGCTCGCCGGAGCCGTCCCCTTTATCGAGGGCGAGGGTGCGGCCTCGATCGGCATCATCGGCGGGATCCACCCCGTCGTGGCGGCGATCGCCGGCATCGTGGGCAACTTCGTGTGTGTCGCGCTCCTCGTGCTGCTCGGAGCGGGGGCGCGTGATGCCGTCGTCTCGCGCCGCCGTGCGCAGCTCAAGGCGCGGGAGTCCGTGGTCGTCGGAGGCGGCGACGGTGCGGGCAGCCCCGTGGACCCGACCGACGCGGTCATGCCCGTCGAGGAGACGACGCCCCGCAAGGCGAAGTTCCAGCGCGCGTTCGAACGCTACGGAGTTCCCGGCGTGAGCCTGCTCGGTCCGCTGCTGCTCCCGACCCACTTCACCGCGACGATGCTCGCCGCCGCCGGCGTCGACAAGGCGCGCATCCTCCTCTGGCAGGGCGTCGCGATCGTCGCCTGGACCACGCTCCTGACCGTCCTCATCTCGAGCGTCGTCAACGCCGTCCACTGA
- a CDS encoding sensor histidine kinase produces the protein MTPSPAPSHDATADADADADANARAAVRLSRGVTATWWYTLSGIVFFEVMLVFVWATALLDRGDGFGPALTVFLGGLVWAGATVPLLLDYRNTAELTAAARRRRAIAPLAVSVVYGVVAFVVSGVWTFGVVPLLAAIVLLTWPTGVRRRVTIGVVVVVAALWFVDTRSTLQADSVSSLWLIGFFSIMLPLMSVVSVWWWDVLDTMNRARASEGRLAATQERLRVATDVHDLQGHHLQVIALQLELAERLLDADPAAALEQLRAARVSVDEARQGTRDLATRFRSASLSVELANAVDLLRAAGTLTERTADPDVDSAPGDVFGPVIRETTTNALRHGGGAWARLSLTRTGGSWRFEIANDVAAERSVDGEAGDDAGGGSGLDGIARRAADAGGALEVRPERQSFTVIVTVPATTPSATPSATEAVR, from the coding sequence GTGACACCTTCCCCCGCGCCCTCGCACGACGCAACGGCCGACGCCGACGCGGATGCCGACGCGAACGCCCGTGCCGCCGTCCGGCTCTCGCGGGGCGTCACGGCGACCTGGTGGTACACGCTCAGCGGGATCGTCTTCTTCGAGGTCATGCTCGTGTTCGTCTGGGCGACTGCGCTCCTCGACCGTGGCGACGGCTTCGGGCCGGCGCTCACCGTCTTCCTCGGAGGACTCGTGTGGGCGGGTGCCACGGTTCCGCTCCTCCTCGACTACCGCAACACAGCCGAGCTGACGGCCGCGGCACGGAGGCGACGCGCCATCGCGCCCCTCGCGGTGTCCGTGGTCTACGGTGTCGTCGCCTTCGTGGTCAGCGGGGTGTGGACGTTCGGTGTCGTCCCGCTCCTGGCTGCGATCGTGCTGCTGACCTGGCCGACCGGCGTGCGTCGTCGCGTCACGATCGGCGTCGTCGTCGTGGTCGCGGCCCTCTGGTTCGTCGACACCCGCTCTACCCTGCAGGCGGACAGCGTGTCGAGTCTGTGGCTCATCGGCTTCTTCTCGATCATGCTGCCACTGATGTCGGTCGTCTCCGTGTGGTGGTGGGACGTGCTCGACACGATGAACCGCGCGCGGGCATCCGAGGGACGGCTCGCCGCCACGCAGGAGCGGCTCCGCGTCGCGACGGACGTGCACGACCTGCAGGGCCACCACCTTCAGGTGATCGCGCTGCAGCTCGAGCTCGCCGAGCGACTGCTCGACGCCGACCCGGCCGCCGCCCTCGAGCAGCTGCGGGCCGCGCGGGTGAGTGTGGACGAGGCGCGACAGGGCACGCGCGACCTCGCGACCCGCTTCCGGTCGGCATCGCTGAGCGTGGAGCTCGCGAACGCCGTCGACCTCCTGCGCGCGGCCGGAACCCTCACCGAGCGGACCGCCGACCCCGACGTCGACAGTGCGCCCGGCGACGTGTTCGGTCCGGTGATCCGGGAGACCACGACGAACGCCCTCCGCCACGGCGGGGGTGCGTGGGCGCGGCTCTCGCTCACCCGCACGGGCGGGTCGTGGCGCTTCGAGATCGCGAACGACGTGGCCGCCGAGCGCTCGGTCGATGGCGAGGCGGGCGACGACGCGGGTGGCGGCTCGGGGCTCGACGGGATCGCGCGACGCGCGGCGGACGCGGGCGGCGCGCTCGAGGTGCGGCCCGAGCGGCAGTCGTTCACGGTGATCGTCACGGTGCCCGCAACGACGCCCTCCGCAACGCCCTCCGCAACGGAGGCAGTGCGATGA
- a CDS encoding response regulator transcription factor, whose protein sequence is MIRVLIADDEGMIRSALAALLRLESDIDVVAECADGEQAVAAALRLEPDVCLLDLEMPGLDGVEVAERVTRAVATRCIVITRHARPGVLRRALASGVSGFLPKSRGADEVAAVIRRIHAGERYIDSEVAADALRDERSPLTDRELDILRAGRRGETTGQIARSLSLAPGTVRNHVSAILAKLAVSTRQQAVIMAEEAGWI, encoded by the coding sequence ATGATCCGTGTCCTGATCGCCGACGACGAGGGGATGATCCGCTCGGCCCTCGCCGCGCTCCTGCGTCTTGAGTCCGACATCGATGTGGTGGCCGAGTGCGCCGACGGCGAGCAGGCGGTGGCCGCGGCCCTCCGGCTCGAACCCGACGTATGCCTGCTCGACCTCGAGATGCCCGGCCTCGACGGCGTGGAGGTGGCCGAGCGGGTGACGCGCGCCGTCGCCACCCGCTGCATCGTCATCACCCGGCACGCGCGTCCCGGCGTGCTGCGGCGCGCCCTCGCGTCGGGCGTCTCGGGGTTCCTGCCGAAGTCGCGCGGAGCCGACGAGGTGGCCGCCGTGATCCGGCGCATCCACGCCGGCGAGCGCTACATCGACTCGGAGGTCGCCGCCGATGCACTGCGCGACGAGCGCTCTCCCCTCACCGACCGGGAGCTCGACATCCTGCGCGCCGGCCGCCGCGGCGAGACCACGGGACAGATCGCGCGCAGCCTGTCGCTCGCTCCGGGGACGGTGCGGAACCACGTGTCCGCGATCCTCGCCAAGCTCGCCGTGTCGACGCGCCAGCAGGCGGTCATCATGGCGGAGGAGGCCGGCTGGATCTGA
- a CDS encoding putative glycolipid-binding domain-containing protein → MRLTPPPDGASWTHVGARAGFEVAFFDDVRDGHRLTGHTTANESLARWSVGYDVTVDHSWTTVSAHASTLTAQGRRELTLTRSPEGRWDADGEPRPDLDGCLDVDFESSAVTNTLPLHRLEFVEGVGIDVPAAFVRADDLRVERLEQRYTLLDNSPDSLLFHYESSTFAFSCELRYDRAGLVVEYPGIAIRQS, encoded by the coding sequence ATGAGACTGACACCGCCACCGGATGGCGCGAGCTGGACCCACGTCGGAGCCCGAGCAGGTTTCGAGGTCGCCTTCTTCGATGATGTTCGCGACGGCCATCGACTGACCGGCCACACGACCGCGAACGAGTCGCTCGCGCGGTGGTCGGTCGGGTACGACGTGACCGTTGACCATTCGTGGACGACGGTCTCGGCGCACGCATCGACCTTGACCGCACAGGGCCGACGGGAGCTGACGCTGACGCGGAGCCCCGAGGGCCGGTGGGACGCGGACGGCGAGCCACGACCCGATCTCGACGGATGTCTCGACGTCGACTTCGAGTCGTCTGCCGTCACGAACACCCTCCCGCTCCACCGACTGGAGTTCGTCGAGGGGGTGGGCATCGACGTGCCCGCGGCCTTCGTCCGGGCCGACGACCTCCGCGTGGAACGCCTCGAGCAGCGCTACACCCTGCTCGACAACTCACCGGACTCACTGCTCTTCCACTACGAGTCGTCGACGTTCGCCTTCTCCTGCGAGCTGCGATACGACCGTGCGGGACTCGTCGTCGAGTATCCGGGCATCGCGATCCGCCAGAGCTAG
- a CDS encoding DUF664 domain-containing protein encodes MRHQHADSGVTTRGDLDARIEQYRDLILRSLDGLSDDRARATVVDGRPSLLGIVRHTAYVEGVWFGEAITGRPLSDLGLPRATANSWKTRKTDTIASVTEHCRQIHAHSRQNLAGLDLDDVVSGRGRRTIMSIYTHVLSELAWNTGQLDIVRALHHGEGRPGA; translated from the coding sequence ATGCGCCATCAGCACGCCGACTCGGGCGTCACCACGCGGGGCGATCTCGACGCGCGGATCGAGCAGTACCGCGACCTCATCCTGCGCAGCCTCGACGGCCTCTCCGATGACCGGGCCCGTGCCACCGTCGTCGACGGTCGGCCGTCGTTGCTCGGCATCGTGCGCCACACCGCCTACGTCGAGGGAGTCTGGTTCGGCGAGGCGATCACCGGCCGTCCGCTCTCGGATCTCGGCCTGCCCCGGGCGACGGCGAACTCCTGGAAGACACGCAAGACCGACACCATCGCTTCCGTCACGGAGCACTGTCGCCAGATCCACGCCCACTCGCGCCAGAACCTGGCCGGTCTCGATCTCGACGACGTCGTCTCGGGACGCGGCAGGCGCACGATCATGAGCATCTACACGCACGTCCTCAGCGAGCTCGCGTGGAACACGGGTCAACTCGACATCGTGCGAGCCCTCCACCACGGGGAAGGCCGGCCGGGTGCATAG